The following are encoded together in the Bradyrhizobium sp. CCGUVB1N3 genome:
- a CDS encoding ABC transporter substrate-binding protein — MTPGRTGLSVVAAIAAVTLLSGAAFAQVSDDVVKIGVLTDMNGPASTPTGQGSVTAAQMAIDDFGGTVLGKPISVVVGDHQLKADIGAALARRWYDVEQVDLIVDVPVSAVGLAVQNIANEKKKLFIAHSTGTADFHGKFCSPYAMQWVFDTRALAVGTAQAVVKRGGDSWFFITDDYAFGHSLERDASTVVTASGGKVLGSVRPPLATPDLSSFVLQAQASKAKIIGIAAGPPNNMNEIKTGAEFGVFKGGQQMAALLALITDIHGLGLQAAQGLLLTTSFYWDMDDKTREWAKRYFAKMNRMPTMWQAGVYSSVMHYLNAIKETGTDDPLKVAAKMREKPIEDFFARNGKLREDNLMVHDLWLVQVKSPEESKYPWDYYKILATISGDQAFGPPDPACAMVKK; from the coding sequence GTGACTCCAGGCAGAACAGGACTGTCCGTCGTGGCCGCGATCGCGGCCGTGACGCTGCTGTCGGGCGCAGCTTTCGCGCAAGTGTCCGACGACGTCGTCAAGATCGGCGTGCTCACCGACATGAACGGCCCGGCCTCGACGCCGACCGGCCAGGGCTCGGTGACGGCGGCGCAGATGGCGATCGACGATTTCGGCGGCACGGTGCTCGGCAAGCCGATCAGCGTGGTGGTCGGCGACCACCAGCTCAAGGCCGATATCGGCGCGGCGCTGGCACGGCGCTGGTACGACGTCGAACAGGTCGACCTCATCGTCGACGTCCCCGTGTCCGCGGTGGGGCTCGCCGTGCAGAACATCGCCAACGAGAAGAAGAAGCTGTTCATCGCCCATTCGACCGGGACGGCCGACTTCCACGGCAAATTCTGCTCGCCCTACGCCATGCAGTGGGTGTTCGACACCCGCGCGCTCGCGGTCGGCACCGCGCAGGCGGTGGTCAAGCGCGGCGGCGACAGCTGGTTCTTCATCACCGACGACTACGCTTTCGGACACTCTTTGGAGCGCGATGCGTCCACGGTCGTGACGGCGAGTGGCGGCAAGGTGCTGGGCTCGGTGCGGCCGCCCTTGGCGACGCCCGACCTGTCCTCCTTCGTGCTCCAGGCGCAGGCCTCGAAGGCGAAGATCATCGGCATTGCCGCCGGTCCCCCGAACAACATGAACGAGATCAAGACCGGCGCCGAGTTCGGCGTGTTCAAGGGCGGCCAGCAGATGGCGGCGCTGCTCGCGTTGATCACCGACATTCACGGCCTCGGTCTTCAAGCGGCGCAGGGCCTGCTGCTGACGACCTCGTTCTATTGGGACATGGACGACAAGACCCGCGAATGGGCAAAGCGCTATTTCGCCAAGATGAACCGGATGCCGACGATGTGGCAGGCCGGAGTCTATTCGTCGGTGATGCACTATCTCAACGCCATCAAGGAGACCGGCACCGACGATCCGCTCAAGGTCGCAGCGAAGATGCGGGAAAAGCCGATCGAGGACTTCTTCGCCCGCAACGGCAAGCTGCGCGAGGACAATCTGATGGTGCACGACCTCTGGCTGGTGCAGGTCAAGTCGCCGGAGGAGAGCAAATATCCCTGGGACTATTACAAGATCCTGGCGACGATTTCCGGTGACCAGGCGTTCGGCCCGCCCGATCCGGCGTGCGCGATGGTGAAGAAATAG
- a CDS encoding molybdopterin biosynthesis protein, with translation MNEIPQPNDRSSVDQEQFLKILSREEALARFEAALFPRALPGEMRTLAAALGSALAEDILAPIDVPPFDRSNVDGFAVRSADLAAASEAAPVRLELNSEIIACGKAPTHQVGSGTATPIATGGPLPRGADAVVMVEHTQPAGTRAIEVRRAASPGQFVSHAGSDIARGEALLRGCTIIGSREIGMLAACGIAEVKVVRKPCVAVVSTGDELVQPGEVLAPAAIYDTNGAIVTAAIDENGGAAYFVGAIADDELKLEAAMRKALAEADMLVLSGGTSKGAGDVSHRIIGRLGQPGIIAHGVALKPGKPLCLAVCDGKPVVILPGFPTSAMFTFHDMIVPVLRRMAGLPPRADAKVSAKVPVRIASELGRTEFVMVSLVDGKDGLIAYPSGKGSGAITSFAQADGFLRIDALADQMPAGTEAEVTLFTPHVRVPDLVIIGSHCTGLDLVTAPLAHAGLSVRSIAVGSLGGLAAARRGECDLAPIHLFDDKTETYNTPYLADGLELVPGWRRMQGIVFRKGDRRFESLSAKDAVAAALADPACIMVNRNQGAGTRILIDRLLGGVRPEGYWNQPRSHNAVAAAVAQHRADWGMTIAPVAHASGLGFIPLAEEHYDFALVSARKERPAVRAFLDALASDESRAALARAGFRPA, from the coding sequence ATGAACGAGATTCCGCAGCCGAACGACCGCAGTTCGGTCGACCAGGAGCAGTTCCTCAAGATCCTCTCCCGCGAGGAGGCGCTGGCGCGCTTCGAGGCGGCGCTGTTCCCCCGCGCGCTGCCGGGCGAGATGCGCACGCTTGCGGCTGCGCTCGGAAGCGCGCTCGCCGAAGACATCCTTGCGCCGATCGACGTGCCGCCCTTCGACCGCTCCAACGTCGACGGTTTTGCGGTTCGCTCCGCAGATCTTGCCGCGGCGAGCGAGGCCGCGCCCGTGCGGCTCGAGCTCAACAGCGAGATCATCGCCTGCGGCAAGGCGCCGACACATCAGGTCGGCTCAGGCACGGCGACGCCAATTGCCACCGGCGGCCCGCTGCCGCGCGGCGCCGATGCGGTGGTCATGGTCGAGCACACCCAGCCGGCGGGGACGAGGGCGATCGAGGTCCGCCGCGCGGCTTCGCCGGGCCAGTTCGTGTCCCATGCCGGCTCGGACATCGCGCGCGGCGAAGCTCTGCTGCGCGGTTGCACCATCATCGGCTCGCGCGAGATCGGAATGTTAGCTGCCTGCGGCATCGCCGAGGTCAAGGTCGTGCGCAAGCCGTGCGTTGCAGTCGTCTCGACTGGCGACGAGCTGGTGCAGCCCGGCGAGGTGCTCGCGCCCGCTGCGATCTACGACACCAATGGCGCGATCGTCACCGCGGCGATCGACGAGAACGGCGGCGCGGCGTATTTCGTCGGCGCCATTGCGGATGACGAGCTCAAGCTCGAGGCCGCGATGCGCAAGGCGCTGGCGGAGGCCGATATGCTGGTGTTGTCGGGCGGCACGTCGAAAGGCGCGGGCGATGTGTCCCATCGTATCATCGGACGCCTCGGCCAGCCCGGCATCATCGCCCACGGCGTCGCGCTCAAGCCCGGCAAACCGCTGTGCCTAGCGGTCTGCGATGGCAAGCCGGTGGTGATCCTGCCGGGCTTTCCGACCTCGGCCATGTTCACCTTCCACGACATGATCGTGCCGGTGCTGCGGCGGATGGCGGGCCTGCCGCCACGCGCGGATGCCAAAGTGAGTGCGAAGGTGCCGGTGCGGATCGCCTCCGAGCTCGGTCGCACCGAGTTCGTGATGGTGTCGCTGGTCGATGGCAAGGACGGATTGATCGCGTACCCCTCCGGAAAGGGCTCCGGCGCGATCACGTCCTTCGCGCAGGCCGACGGATTCTTGCGCATCGATGCGCTCGCCGACCAGATGCCGGCGGGCACTGAAGCCGAGGTCACGTTGTTCACGCCGCATGTGCGTGTGCCCGATCTCGTCATCATCGGCAGCCATTGCACCGGGCTTGATCTCGTCACCGCGCCGCTCGCGCATGCGGGCCTCTCCGTGCGCTCGATTGCGGTCGGCAGTCTCGGCGGATTGGCGGCGGCGCGGCGTGGCGAGTGCGATCTGGCGCCGATCCATCTGTTCGACGACAAGACCGAGACCTACAACACGCCGTACCTCGCCGACGGTCTCGAGCTCGTGCCGGGCTGGCGGCGCATGCAGGGCATCGTGTTCCGCAAGGGCGACAGGCGCTTCGAGAGCCTGAGCGCAAAGGATGCCGTCGCCGCTGCGCTCGCCGATCCTGCCTGCATCATGGTCAACCGCAACCAGGGCGCCGGCACACGCATCCTGATCGACCGCCTGCTCGGCGGCGTGCGGCCCGAAGGCTACTGGAATCAGCCGCGCTCGCACAATGCGGTGGCCGCCGCGGTGGCGCAGCATCGCGCCGACTGGGGCATGACCATCGCACCGGTCGCCCATGCCTCCGGCCTCGGTTTCATTCCGCTCGCAGAAGAGCATTATGATTTCGCGTTGGTGAGCGCGCGCAAGGAGCGCCCGGCGGTGCGGGCTTTTCTGGATGCGCTTGCCTCGGACGAAAGCCGCGCGGCACTGGCACGGGCCGGATTCCGGCCGGCGTAG
- a CDS encoding ABC transporter permease — MPDHLSALQLILSGDPALLAIVRLSLGVSLAAVALASAIGMPLGALLALTHVPGRAVLVVLLNAMMGLPPVVVGLALYLLLSRAGPLGELGILFTPMAMVVAQTVLIVPIIAALTRQTVEDLWVEYRDELRAMNVGAVGRMTTLLWDARFSLLTAVLAGFGRAAAEVGAVMIVGGNIDGFTRTMTTTVALETSKGNLPLAMGLGAILIVIVLAINAAAWGTRVWSQRVTG; from the coding sequence ATGCCCGATCATCTCAGTGCTTTGCAACTCATCCTCAGCGGCGATCCCGCGTTGCTGGCGATCGTACGGCTCTCACTTGGTGTGAGCCTTGCGGCGGTCGCGCTGGCGTCTGCAATCGGTATGCCGCTCGGCGCATTGCTGGCGCTGACGCACGTCCCGGGCCGCGCGGTCCTGGTCGTGCTGCTCAACGCGATGATGGGCCTGCCGCCGGTCGTGGTCGGGCTTGCGCTTTATCTGCTGCTGTCGCGCGCGGGGCCGCTCGGCGAGCTTGGCATCCTCTTCACGCCGATGGCGATGGTGGTCGCGCAGACGGTCCTGATCGTGCCGATCATCGCCGCGCTGACGCGGCAGACGGTGGAGGACCTCTGGGTCGAGTATCGCGATGAGCTTCGCGCCATGAATGTCGGCGCGGTCGGCCGCATGACGACGCTGTTGTGGGATGCGCGCTTCAGCCTGCTCACGGCAGTGCTGGCCGGCTTCGGCCGCGCTGCGGCGGAAGTCGGCGCGGTCATGATCGTCGGCGGCAATATCGACGGCTTTACCCGCACCATGACCACCACCGTGGCGCTGGAGACGTCCAAAGGCAATCTGCCGCTGGCAATGGGCCTCGGTGCGATCCTGATCGTCATCGTGCTCGCCATCAACGCGGCCGCCTGGGGTACGCGCGTCTGGTCGCAACGGGTGACGGGGTGA
- a CDS encoding helix-turn-helix transcriptional regulator — MEFLTTSEAADYLRLGERKLYELVTTGAIPCSKVTGKWLFPRHELDLWVLSGLARPAGMRATEPPPIVGGSQDSLLEWSLRESGSGLASLNEGTARGLERLQRHEVMAAALHFHSLDSSDNLANDANAAALRTAPDLHDAVLVGLMRREQGLLVSPGNPKRLRSLPDVLALGARIALRQEGAGAQMLLDVLLKRAGASFRDLRRLDTPSLTGPDLAATIRAGHADCGVATRAAAKSAGLDFVPLLWENFDLAMRQRSYFRPPMQALIRFLNEKKLRQHAEELTGYDTSPAGQIRFAA, encoded by the coding sequence ATGGAATTTCTGACGACAAGTGAAGCTGCCGACTACCTCCGGCTGGGGGAGCGCAAGCTCTATGAGCTCGTCACCACCGGGGCGATCCCCTGTAGCAAGGTGACGGGGAAGTGGCTGTTCCCGCGCCATGAGCTCGATTTATGGGTGCTGTCGGGCCTGGCGCGCCCGGCCGGCATGCGGGCGACCGAGCCGCCACCGATCGTCGGCGGCAGTCAGGACAGCCTGCTGGAATGGAGCCTGCGGGAATCCGGCTCGGGCCTTGCCTCGCTCAACGAAGGCACGGCGCGGGGACTGGAACGGTTGCAGCGCCACGAGGTGATGGCGGCGGCGCTGCATTTTCACAGCCTCGACAGCTCGGACAATCTCGCCAATGACGCCAACGCCGCAGCCTTGCGCACCGCACCGGACCTGCACGACGCCGTGCTGGTCGGCCTGATGCGCCGCGAGCAGGGCCTCTTGGTGTCGCCGGGCAACCCGAAGCGGCTGCGCAGCTTGCCGGACGTGCTGGCGCTCGGCGCCAGGATCGCGCTGCGACAAGAGGGCGCAGGCGCACAGATGCTACTCGACGTGCTGCTCAAGCGTGCGGGCGCCTCATTTCGGGATCTGCGCCGGCTGGATACGCCGAGCCTCACCGGGCCCGACCTCGCCGCCACGATCCGCGCCGGCCATGCCGATTGCGGCGTCGCCACGCGCGCGGCGGCCAAGTCGGCCGGGCTCGATTTCGTCCCGCTGCTCTGGGAGAATTTCGATCTTGCGATGCGGCAGCGCAGCTACTTCCGCCCGCCGATGCAGGCGCTGATCCGGTTCCTCAACGAGAAAAAGCTGCGCCAGCATGCCGAGGAGCTGACCGGCTACGATACCTCGCCGGCCGGCCAGATCCGCTTCGCCGCCTGA
- a CDS encoding molybdopterin-binding protein encodes MTQRLPLSLTPLELTLVAILRGVEPVAPVDLPLAEALGCVAAGMPQLGAYPPHDVAATDGWALRASDLVGASSYSPLPLTASPVWVEPGDAIPEGCDCVLDADALDTVGPIGQVLAEGLPGQGVRCAGSDMAAGTSIVAEGMPVRTGDLLLARAAALETLSVRRPRLRVVNTPGGMTAAQLVVDLARAAGAEVTVADAVGRDAASIANALDVTACDLLLTVGGTGVGRKDAAVTALADRGEVLAHGIAMQPGRTAAIGKLRSVPVVALPGAPDQALAVWLALVRPVLDHLSVRASRKSVSLPLARKIASNVGMAEIALLGEEQGAWLPLAVGELSLRAIAHADAWLLVPGDSEGFAAGAPVDAYLMRE; translated from the coding sequence ATGACCCAGCGCCTGCCGCTATCGCTCACGCCGCTCGAGCTCACGCTTGTTGCGATCCTGCGCGGCGTTGAGCCGGTTGCGCCGGTCGATTTGCCGCTCGCCGAGGCGCTCGGCTGCGTCGCGGCCGGGATGCCGCAGCTTGGTGCTTATCCGCCTCATGATGTCGCTGCCACGGACGGTTGGGCGCTGCGCGCCAGCGATCTCGTCGGCGCGTCCTCCTACTCGCCGTTGCCTTTGACTGCGTCTCCGGTCTGGGTCGAGCCCGGCGATGCGATCCCTGAGGGATGCGACTGCGTGCTCGATGCTGATGCGCTCGACACTGTGGGGCCGATCGGCCAGGTGCTGGCGGAAGGCTTGCCGGGGCAGGGCGTGCGGTGCGCGGGCAGCGACATGGCCGCCGGTACCTCGATCGTCGCGGAGGGCATGCCTGTTCGCACCGGCGATCTGCTGCTGGCGCGAGCGGCAGCACTGGAGACGTTGAGCGTGCGACGTCCGCGGCTGCGCGTGGTCAACACGCCTGGTGGCATGACCGCTGCGCAGCTTGTTGTGGACCTGGCGCGAGCCGCGGGTGCCGAAGTGACGGTGGCAGACGCAGTTGGACGCGATGCGGCGTCGATCGCGAACGCGCTCGACGTCACGGCCTGCGACCTGCTGCTGACCGTCGGCGGCACCGGCGTCGGCCGCAAGGATGCTGCCGTCACCGCGCTGGCTGATCGCGGCGAGGTCCTGGCCCACGGCATTGCGATGCAGCCGGGACGAACGGCCGCGATCGGAAAGCTGAGATCAGTTCCGGTCGTCGCGCTGCCGGGCGCGCCGGATCAGGCATTGGCGGTTTGGCTCGCGCTGGTTCGTCCGGTGCTGGATCATCTGTCGGTGCGGGCCTCGCGTAAGTCCGTCAGCTTGCCGCTTGCCCGCAAGATCGCATCAAACGTCGGCATGGCGGAGATCGCGCTGCTGGGCGAGGAACAAGGCGCCTGGCTGCCGCTTGCGGTCGGTGAGCTGTCCTTGCGGGCGATCGCCCATGCCGATGCATGGCTGCTCGTTCCCGGCGACAGTGAAGGCTTTGCGGCGGGCGCGCCGGTCGATGCCTATCTGATGCGGGAATGA
- a CDS encoding extracellular solute-binding protein produces the protein MASRRPFLALAMLLGIASVSSTSSAEDRSIVVASTTSTQDSGLFGYLLPMFKAKTGIDVKVIAQGTGQALDTARRGDADVVFVHAKPQEERFVADGFGVKRFDVMYNDFVLIGPKSDPAGVKGKDIATALKAIEAKGAPFVSRGDRSGTHAAELALWIIAGIDVASNKGAWYREIGQGMGAALNTASAMNAYVLSDRGTWIAFKNRGDLDVVVEGDKRLFNQYGVMLVNPEKYPSVKKELGQTFVDWLISPEGQAAIAGYKIDGQQLFFPDAAKKPD, from the coding sequence ATGGCCTCTCGCCGCCCGTTCCTTGCGCTCGCGATGTTGCTGGGCATCGCCTCGGTCAGTTCGACTTCGTCGGCCGAGGATCGCTCGATCGTCGTGGCCTCGACGACGTCGACGCAGGACTCCGGCCTGTTCGGTTATCTCCTGCCGATGTTCAAGGCCAAGACCGGCATCGACGTGAAGGTGATCGCGCAAGGCACCGGCCAGGCGCTCGACACCGCGCGCCGCGGTGATGCCGATGTCGTGTTCGTGCACGCAAAACCCCAGGAAGAGAGATTCGTCGCCGACGGATTTGGCGTGAAGCGTTTCGACGTGATGTACAACGACTTCGTACTGATCGGGCCGAAGAGCGATCCCGCCGGCGTCAAGGGCAAGGACATCGCGACCGCGTTGAAGGCGATCGAGGCCAAGGGAGCGCCGTTCGTCTCGCGCGGCGACCGCTCCGGCACACATGCCGCCGAGCTTGCGCTCTGGATCATCGCCGGCATCGATGTCGCGAGCAACAAGGGGGCCTGGTATCGCGAGATCGGGCAGGGCATGGGTGCGGCGCTCAACACCGCGAGCGCGATGAATGCCTATGTGCTCTCCGATCGCGGCACTTGGATTGCGTTCAAGAATCGTGGCGATCTCGACGTCGTCGTCGAGGGCGACAAACGGCTGTTCAACCAATATGGCGTGATGCTGGTGAATCCGGAAAAGTATCCGTCGGTGAAAAAAGAGTTGGGGCAGACCTTCGTCGACTGGCTGATCTCGCCGGAGGGCCAGGCCGCAATCGCCGGCTACAAGATCGACGGTCAACAGTTGTTCTTTCCGGATGCGGCCAAGAAGCCTGACTAG
- a CDS encoding ATP-binding cassette domain-containing protein — translation MRAPISDLPVVLEDVSLQRGAAVILDRISLTISPGAPTLLVGPNGSGKTSLLRLCMGLVAPTRGRISWAGRSDPAPTRRAFVFQRPVMLRRTAAANVTYALAQAGAPRAHRTMRAAALLERVGLADLAHRPARLLSGGEQQRLALARALARDPELLLLDEPTANLDPAATRAVEEIVTSAAQSGIKIVMASHDLGQVRRLAGEVVFLARGTLCERAQASEFLDHPSTPEAQAFLRGDLVI, via the coding sequence ATGCGGGCGCCGATCAGCGATCTTCCCGTGGTGCTCGAGGACGTCTCCTTACAGAGAGGCGCGGCTGTGATCCTCGATCGCATCAGCCTCACCATCTCACCGGGTGCGCCGACACTGCTGGTCGGGCCCAACGGCTCCGGCAAGACCAGCCTTTTGCGTCTGTGCATGGGACTTGTGGCGCCGACGCGTGGTCGCATCAGTTGGGCCGGCCGCAGCGATCCGGCGCCGACGCGCCGCGCCTTCGTGTTCCAGCGCCCGGTGATGTTGCGGCGCACGGCTGCGGCCAACGTCACCTACGCCCTGGCGCAGGCCGGCGCGCCGCGCGCGCACCGGACGATGCGCGCGGCGGCGCTGCTGGAACGGGTCGGCCTTGCCGATCTTGCGCACCGCCCGGCGCGGCTCCTGTCCGGCGGTGAGCAGCAGCGGCTGGCGCTCGCCCGCGCCCTCGCGCGTGATCCCGAGCTTCTCCTGCTGGACGAGCCGACCGCCAATCTCGATCCTGCCGCGACGCGCGCGGTGGAGGAGATCGTCACGAGCGCGGCGCAATCCGGCATCAAGATCGTGATGGCCTCGCACGATCTCGGCCAGGTGCGGCGGCTTGCGGGCGAGGTGGTATTCCTAGCGCGCGGGACGCTGTGCGAGCGCGCGCAAGCGAGCGAATTCTTGGACCATCCGTCGACGCCGGAGGCGCAGGCCTTCCTGCGCGGCGATCTCGTGATTTGA